One genomic segment of Styela clava chromosome 3, kaStyClav1.hap1.2, whole genome shotgun sequence includes these proteins:
- the LOC120343035 gene encoding uncharacterized protein LOC120343035 — protein sequence MMPSQPGIYQTTAPVDDDELSGGSGYPITSLVTSSENGTKYSTFIHKSDPTAPTLRSILWPNMTSSSSTTQNELSNDITTLMTSSSHATSNISEIISDTTLSEIDFSTSDESLSRNTVFSANSTVLFETNETNSTSLSDVQPSPNSASAPLLVVVAIIAFVTLLLLFIGMIRYRFCKRASYYINEAYDMDKLYSNSENKPLKETDVPPTSVCGERGKQEWLV from the exons atGATGCCATCACAGCCTGGGATTTACCAAACAACGGCTCCAGTCGACGACGACGAATTATCAg GAGGAAGTGGATACCCAATTACGTCATTAGTGACGTCATCAGAGAATGGTACCAAATATTCCACATTTATTCATAAATCTGATCCTACTGCACCAACGTTACGAAGTATCCTATGGCCTAACATGACATCGTCGTCGTCAACGACTCAAAATGAACTTTCAAATGACATCACAACTTTGATGACATCTTCATCGCATGCTACATCAAACATTAGCGAAATAATTTCAGACACTACTCTGTCAGAAATTGACTTTTCAACGAGCGATGAATCTTTATCAAGAAACACTGTTTTTAGCGCGAACTCTACTGTGCTATTTG AAACGAATGAGACTAATTCTACATCGTTATCGGACGTCCAGCCTTCACCAAACAGTGCAAGCGCTCCTTTGTTAGTCG TTGTCGCCATAATCGCCTTCGTCACCTTATTGCTCCTATTCATTGGAATGATTAGATATAGATTCTGCAAACGGGCTTCTTATTACATCAACGAGGCTTACGACATGGATAAACTATATAGTAACAGCGAGAACAAACCTCTTAAGGAAACAGATGTCCCCCCAACGAGCGTTTGTGGTGAAAGAGGAAAACAAGAGTGGCTTGTTTGA